Part of the Oncorhynchus tshawytscha isolate Ot180627B linkage group LG07, Otsh_v2.0, whole genome shotgun sequence genome, gctatcaagcgctatgaagaaactggctctcatgaggacattTAAGTACATTAAagttacaagcctcagaaattgcagcccaaataaatgcttcagagttcaagtaacagacacatctcaacatcaactgttcagaggagactgaatcaggccttcatggtcaaatttcaaagaaacccctactaaaggacaccaataagaagagacttgtttgggccaagaaacatgagcaatggacattagaccggtggaaatctgtccttttggtccgatgagtccaaatgtgagagttttggttccaaccggtCTTTgtcagacgcagagtaggtgaacagattatctctgcatgtgtggttcccaccgtgaagcatggaggaggtgtgatggtgctttgctggtgacactgtcggtgatttatttagaattaaaggcacacttaaccagcatggctaccattgcattcttcagcgatacgccatcacatctggtttgcgcttagtgggaccatcatttgtttttcaataggacaatgaccaaacccacctccaagctgtgtaagggctatttgaccaagaaggagagtgatggagtgctgcataagatgacctggcctccacagggtagtagtggttagagtgttggactagtaaccggaaggttgcaagttcaaacccccttgctgacaaggtacaaatctgtcgttctgcccctgaacaggcagttaacccactgttcctaggccgtcattcaaaataagaatttgttcttaactgacttgcctagttaaataaaggtaaaatttaaaaaatttaaaaaactcaaCCCATGAGGTCTGAACAGAAGGCACCAAAGCAATGTCCTAGGAGTAAAAGTACAAGAAAATGTCACAAAGGCAATGTCACAGAGATAATCACTACTAAAGTTAACTATCTGGATTTCGGTAATCGGATTAGATTAAATGAATAGAACAGGCAAATCATTGACCTGAACtactgttctattcattctatttctatgcatttaatcctatcTAATTGGCAAAAAAGTCACCTCTGTAGCAGTGGGGACAGAGTCAGGGAGATGATCACCAGGTTGTCATCTTCGTAGCAGTGGGGACAGTCAGAGAAATAATCACAAGGTAAAGTCACCTCTGTATCAGTGGGGACAAAGTCAGTAAGAGATGGCTCCACCTAGTGCCATATTATCTTCCTGGATAGTGATGTATACTGTATACATGGCTCTAGCTCCACCAAGTGGCCATACAGGGATTGACCAGTGAGAGGGTAATTCCCAAGCCTATCAGAAGTCAAAGACGCTTGCTTAAACCTCTCAAATCTTTTCAGATCTACCAGTGTGCCCATTGGGAGTAGGGGCCGGGGGTAGTGCCTTGAGACTAGGGGGCCATTTGGAAATCAGCAAACATCAAAAACATAAGGCTGTGTTCCATTAAGTTTAATTTTTTGTGATACAAAACTCATCTTTACAGCCCTCCAGAGAAAGCTGGCATTACCTTTATATCAAAATATACATGTTGGAATCAACGTTTGTTAACTATATATCAAAATATACATGTTGGAATGAAATGGAATCTGTGGTACAATCCAAATCACTGTGGTACAAAAACACTAAATATAGACAGACAAAAACCCTCCCCCTGCTTCATGACATCACATCCTGTTGACCCCTGACCTCAATAAAACCCATAATGGAAAATAAAAGCGTCAACCGTTACCAGGAGAGGAACACAGAACTACCTCACAGCTATCCACTGTGATATCACCAACTAggtcaacatacagtatatatattcatGCTTAAAGTACTCTACCAGAGAAATTTAACTGTAATGAATCAGAAATGGGCCAAGAAACCAAATATCACAAATTCAAGGTATAATTACGATTTTTAAATCTAGTGGCCGACTGATTAGGTATAAAATTAAAACAAAATCAAATCCCTAAAGGCGATTTGGACCATAGAATCAAACCAATGGGAGAAAAGAGAGTTTAGAACGTTGTCTTTTAAACTGACAAGGATCATTTAAGTAGCAGGGGTGGTAGGTACTTTGGTCCTCAATAACATCAACCATCAATAGCTACATGAAACTGTTTATGCTACAGAAGAATCTATAGCAAAAGCTATATATAGACAGTCAGTGCCAGAACAAAggtaataaatacatttgtgttGTAGGAACTAAATACCTAAGCCTGTGTGAAATAAAATTGGAGAATTGCATGTGTGTATCTGTAAAATATTAGGGGTGAAGTAGGCACTAAAGACTAAATGCTGCATGATTTTAAGTGGCACCTCTGGAGCAAGAATTAAGACTTGAGGCACAGTGACCTGTAGATATCAAACAGTATAGAAAATAAGAGTATAGAACTACTAATGTTACAAAAATACAATGGAATGCATAGTGTACATCTAGAAATCAAAAAGGGAAGACCACAGCcatatatttcaaatcaaattattgATGTTCAAAGAAATATATATCTCCAATCGTATAAAATCAATGTAATAGCATGGAAAGGCTAGCCAGCTGGTCTGGTTAAGGCACTAGACTGTTGCAGAAAGGCATTTTGTTAGAGCAATATGACTAGTGGTGAAGATCCCAAGGacagacagtagaaacagaaaacattaatcaatggaatattttttttaagtatatCAAATGAAAAAAACATTGTAATCTAGAAACAGAAAGACTAGATGTGCATTCTGCAGAGTGTAGAAACAGAAATACTAGATGTGCATCTTGGAGAGTTCTGTGAGTTTCCTTCCATAGAAGTCGAACTACTAAAATAAAATATGAACCGATTATATccatagtaaatgtaaataatTGTGTAAAAATAATAAAACTTAAACAAGTATAAAGGAATGATTAAGTGTCTCGTGTAGAACAAGACTTGACATACAAACGACGTGGAAGGCATTCTGATGAACAGGTTTGGTCTATACTCTGTAGTTACAGctgtgtgtgagtgattgtgttagatgGTAGATTTGGAGAAAGACACTCTGAGGTGGTGGTTATCTCCCAGGTCATGGTTGTGGAACTCGATGAGACTCTCAACAGCTTCCTCCACTGAGCTCATCTGGATCAGAGCCATCTTACGGTCCTTCCTATACACACACCAGGAAAGAGGATTCCCCATTACATAGTGATGGCCATAAATACAGATAGTGATGCCATAAAGACTAGAACATCGTCAGGTAGTGATGCCATAAAGACTAGAACATTGGGTAGTGACATCGTAAAGACCTTTACATTGTCGGGTAGTGATGCCCCAAAGACGATTACATCATTAGGTAAAGATGTCGTAAAGACGAGCAcatcaattacctcaactaacctgtacccccgcacactgactcagtactggtgccccctgtatataaccttgtCATTGTGTTTTAGTCTACttgataaatattttcttaactcttcttgaactacactgttgggttaagggcttgtaagtaagcatttcatggtaaagtctacacttgttgtattcggcgcatgtgacaaataaagtttgatttgatgattaGGTAGTGATGTCATAAAAGTGTAGTTGGATGTTGAGACTTACTGGAAGAACTTGAAGGCCGTGACTGAAGCTCCTGAACTGCTGAACAAAGCCTTCAGATCCTCCTCCCCTACTGCAGgactacagagaaagagaaagcattAGGAGAAAGCAATAGGACAATCAAACATAAAggggatgttgtgtgtgtgtgtgtacgtacggtATGTTGGAGAGGTGCAGTGTGCCAGAGGGAGGGTAGATGTTGTTGTAATTTTTGGAGCCAGGCTTCTTAAaacgatggagaggagaggtggcataGTCCTTAGTCAACCCCTGATCCTCATGGCCTTGAATAGGATAGAGTAGAACATGtcatgacacaacagtagtggatgTTAGACGGCCCATACCTTCCCTGGGCAGCTGTGTGTTTAGACATGGTAGTGTGTGTACATACCTTCTCTGGGCAGCTGTACGGTGGTGTGTTTAGACATGGAGACACGTAGAGACCGGCCATGGAGACGCACCCCGTTCAGGTGGCTCATTGCTGAGGAGAAGACAAGCCCGTCAAACACCAGAGCACACACTCACCAACTACTGCAatgcacacaacaacacacagacacacagtacctAGCTGAGCCTGTGTGCCATCAGCCATCTGGACCAGAGCGTTGTCCTTCTTATTGAACAGAATCTTCACTCTCATCACGTCACCATACACAcctggagaacacacacaggttaaaacACAGCACACACTCCAAACCAGATGCATTTTTCATGAAGAAAGAGACTTAGTTGTAATGTCAGTGTTGTAATGTGATTGTCTTGATCAACAGCAGacagactagactactgtaatgcCCAGACAACAGGTTCTATACCACCACACTACTCAGTTTCTGGCCATTGAAATGAAACGACTGATTAATGTAAAGGAGAGCTTGGATTTCTgattcagagacagacagaccacaacATGAAAACCAGCCCAGGTAACAGTTAGATTCAGTACCAGTTggtaattaaataaatatattaaatgAAACAGATTCAAGAAtgataaaataataaaaagtatatATTTAGGTCAATATAAGGGTAAATGAAGACTGAATGAGGTAGGTACAGTGATGATATAATATTATTGGTAACAGTAGGTAAATGTAAAATCTAAAGTCATAAAGGGAAACGAAAGGCTGATAACATACCAAAGAGAATAAAGAGGCAGTTTGGTGTAACGCTCTTTATAAACagcagggggaggtagaggaaccagggagggggagagagaaagagggaggggacaggggtaaagtgggggaggagagtggagtcagggatggagggatggagtccAGCAGTCAGCAGCCAAGAGGTCCACGGGAGGATCAcatggaggaggtagagagagggagagagatcgagagagaatgATGAGAAGAAAAAGTTGGCATAGGAGTGAGTTTTTATAAAGGGCAAAGAGCAGGatgagatggggaaggagagagaataaaagaaagaaaaggaggtaaagaagaaaaaaacaaggtCAGTAAACACAGAAGTGTCTAAATTAAAACACTGTCACTATGGCAACAttaggaggagaaaagagagattaACAATGCAACAGTACAGGTCagataatacagtacaataacaTGGGGGGGTGTCTCTATATAAGGATTATTGTGTCTCCAGCAACTCAAGAATAGACAAAAAGGAAGCCATGAAATGGAAGATAACAGAAGACTGTTAGTTCTAAACTGTGGAGATACACCCATTTAAAGGGTTTAGAGGAAAAGTTTACTCTGGTGTGCTTGTACAATAGAGAAAGGATGTATACTGGTGTGCTTgtgggtgagagaaagagtgtgtgggtAGTAACAGTCCTGACCTCTGGGTTGAGGTTGCTGACCAATAGCACGCCAGCTTGTCCTCCTCCACCGCCGAGGGCTTGCAGGCCGAGACGACTAGCGGCCATGCCCCCTGGACCCATACCGAATGACGCCAAGGCACCGGGCATAGACAAACCTAggcacacacaaagaaacacacacattatctCAAGCACCGGGGCCAACCTGTGCAGCTGGAGTAGACCGACCGATGATTTGACAATGTAGCAAAAGCTATGTAATAAATGGAGTAAGAACAGGGTTGTAGTAGGCTACAGGTAGAGTGAACCAGCTGACTGGATTTTGGATGAAAATTTCAAATGCCTGCTTCTCATTCCCAGAAGATAAGAAATGCAtattagtacatttggatagaaaacactctgaagtttctaaaactaaaaTATTTAAAGTTGTGTAATacaagtagtttgaaatgttttggaaaagtttacaggcaacttgagatattttgtagtcacgttgcgcaggATGGAACCGGTGTtgttctggatcaaacgtgccaaataaatggacattttggatatatatggacggaattaaatcgaacaaaaggaccatttgtgatgtctATGGGAAATAtttgagtgccaacagaagaagctcgtcaaaggtagggcatgatttacatttttatttctgcgttttgtgtcgagcctgcagggttgaaatgttctctctcttgtttACTATGGTGCAATCCtctccgaaaagcctttttgaaatctgacatgttggatGGATTCACAACACCTGTAGCTTTaatttaatttggtatcttacgtTTCATGGAAGTTTGATTTTTAcaggaatttatttgaatttggcgctctgcattttctctggcttttagCAAAGTGGGaggctaccgtcccacatatcccagagaggttaatgtgagGATGTACCTGCTGCCTGCTGTAGAGTGAAGGCCTGGGGGAATCCGTGTCCATAAGGAGATGCTGAGATCAGACCTGGAGACCCTGGAAAGAGATAggtgggagagggaagggaaaaaGACATGAATCTAATTCCAGTGTCAGTTTGACAGTCTCCAGAAGAGCACCCTGGTAGCTCCTGGTACAAAACAAGTTTGAGAAACACCGGTCTAACGTGTGTGTGTTACCGAAGGCGGCAGCAGCCATCGCGTGCTGGTCCATTCCAGGCTGAGGGTTGTGTTGCTCTCCAGTAGAAAGGTCAGGTCTGGTGTAGTCACGGCTCTTATCGTTGTTAAACTTCACGTTGAGGCTGGTCAGCTTGGAGAAACTCACCCTCAGAGTACAGCAACCGTTATAGATGTTCTGACCGTCTAGAGActgcagagacacagagggattgGGGGTGTGGAAGTTCAGGCAAGTCCATTTACAGCATCTATTATTGATGTTCTGACCATCtggagatggcagagagagagagatagaggtttaTTCAAGGGGGGAGGGGTGTACGTACCATTTTGGTGTGCTGTGCCGTCATGGGGTCAGCGTATTGGACCAGAGCCTGGAACTGGTTGTTCTTAGTGAAGGTGATGATCTTCAGAACAGACCCATACTTGGAGAAGATCTACaggggagaacacacacaggttacatcCCTTCTGCGGGCATTTTGACAACAAGCAAAAGAACACCATTTGAACACACTCATGACTAAGAAACACTGGAGGAGTGTGCGTACCTGGTGCAGGACTTCCAGTGTGACGGGGTAGAAGAGGTTTTCCACTATGACTCTAAGGACAGGGCTCTGGGTGGCCATGCCTCTggctcccatctctccccctccaacTGACATGGTAGCACCCATTACACCCCCCATACCGGACATGGTAGAGCCCAACATGGTGCCACCCTGGACAGCATTCACTGCCTGCAGTGCTGCCTGGACTCTCTAGGGAGgggacacacaaacatacactgtTATTACATTGTACCGTGGGCACTATGCTGTAACCTCTGCATATGACAAAGAAAATGATTTGACAAATGTGCTACAGACATACAAGTTAGTGAGTCTCATATTGGTATGGGTCAATGGTGGAAGTGTCCTCTTACTACTTGGTTAGGTGAGTTGTCGGTCTTGAGTTCCTTGTGGTTGCTGTACTGCATGAATACAGGCTGCTGTCTGATGAGGGGGGTGACCGTAGCGTAGTAGTTCACCATGGTCTGAGCCTGGTCCACAGTGTTCATCTCCAGGaacgcctacacacacacataagatcAGCCGGGTGTGTGAACCCCTTTAGGGTAAAGgatctgtaatgtgtgtgtgaacatCTGTAGGGTAAaggatctgtagtgtgtgtgcgtgtgaacaCCTTTAGGGTAAAGGATCTGTAgtgtgtgagaacacctttaGGGTAGaggatctgtagtgtgtgtgagaacacctttaGGGTAAaggatctgtagtgtgtgtgtgagaacacctttaGGGTAGaggatctgtagtgtgtgtgtgagaacacctttaGGGTAGaggatctgtagtgtgtgtgagaacacctttaGGGTAGaggatctgtagtgtgtgtgagaacacctttaGGGTAGAGGATCTGTAGTGTGTGAGAGAACACCTTTAGGGTAAAggatcagtagtgtgtgtgtgagaacatctTTAGGGtagaggatcagtagtgggtGTGAGAACACCTTTAGGGTAGAggatcagtagtgtgtgtgagaacacctttaGGGTAAaggatctgtagtgtgtgtgaacACCCCATAGGGtagaggatcagtagtgggtGTGAGAACACCTTTAGGGTAAaggatctgtagtgtgtgtgagaacacctttaGGGTAGaggatctgtagtgtgtgtgagaacacctttaGGGTAAaggatctgtagtgtgtgtgagaacacctttaGGGTAGAGGATCTGTAGTGTGCTCACGTACCTGGTTCTTTCCCTTCATCATCAGAAGGTTGGTGACCTTCCCAAAGGGCATTCCCATGCTGATGACTTCAGAATCCTGGATGTCCCCGGGCAGCTGGCGCAGGTGGATGACACGCGATGGAGCGCTGGGGCTCCGCATCTCACCTTTGAACTTCTTACTGTCATTACCGTTGGCTACAAACAGACAACTTTTAAATTTAACTTCTTACTCTTAGCACCATGAACTACTAGAGAACAACAGAACATTCTGATTAGTAGCTAATGGTAATGTGtctgttaacttctttggggtagggggcaatATTGGGAAGCTTGGATGAAAAACATGTCCAAATTAAGCTGCCCGCTACTCAGCCGTAAAAGCTAGaaaatgcatataattagtacatttggatagaaaacactgaagtttccaAACTgtttgaattgatgtctgtgagcataacagaactcatatggcaggcaaaaacccgagaaaaaaaatccaaccaggaagtgggaaatctgaggtttgtggtttttcaactcagcccccattgaagatacagggtgatattggttatgtttcacttcccacggcttccactagatgtcaacagtatttagaacctgttttggGGATTCTattctaaaggaggggctcataagggctctttgagtgagtggtctggcagagtgccacagcctcggtctgatgcgctcacgtgaaaggtagctacgctccacttcatttgtacagacaaaggaattgtccggttggaacattaagttttatgttaaaaacatcctaaagattaagTATGGAAtcagtttggcatgtttctacgggctgtaatggaacttttttaactcttcgtccgacgttcggcacGACCTGAACacacttttggatttgtttatcaAACGCCCTtacaaaagaagatatttggacataactgatggacattatcgaacaaatcaaacatttatggtggaactgggattccggggagtgcattctgatgaagatcaagggtaagtgaatatttaaaatgctatttctgactacccaatatggcgggtatctttttggctgctttgttgccTAAAAGctatactcagattattgcatggtttgctttctttaaaaatctgacaccgcggtgagaagtttatctaaagttccatgtatagtAGTCGTATCTTTATTATGGGTGTTTCTGTAAatttatgtggctctctgcaatatcaccgcatgttttagaactactgaatgtaacgtgccaatgtaaactcagatttaaaaaatatatatataaatatgaactttatcaaacaaaacatacacgtattgtgtaacatgaagtcctatgagtgtcatctgatgaagatcaaaggttagtgattaattttatctctatttctgctttttgtgacttctctccttggctggaaaaaatggctgtttttctgtggcttggtggtgacctaacaacatcgtttgtggtgctttcgctgtaaatcctttttgaaatcagacactgtggctggattaacgagaattgtatctctaaaatggtttaaaacacttgtatgcttgaggaattttaattataagatttttgttgttttgaacttGGCACCctacactttcactggctgttgcggggtcctagacaggttaatcAGAATGATCTGTGCTGTTCTCTAGTATCTAATGGTAATGTGTCTGTTATTAATCAGAATGTTCTATGCTGTTCTCTAGTATCTAATGGTAATGTGTCTGTTATTAATCAGAATGTTCTATGCTGTTCTCTAGTAGCTAATGGTAATGTATCTCTTAGAGAACAGCATTCTGATTAACAGACAGTACCATTAGCtactagagaacaacagagaacaTTCTGATTAATCAtcagctacacacacacctggggtcATGATGTAGGAGGAGAAGAGTTCATCAGATCCCCTCTGGAAGAGAAAGGAACATTCACAATGATCATAACCACATACATCATGGAGATAGACACAGGCCTAGCTGGGTTGTATTCACTAAGCACTAACTggaaaaaaacatgaacatgCTCAATAACAAACTTGTTTCCATTTTCTGttccaaaacgttttgctacataCACCAACAAATACGACCTGGGTAAATGTAGTTATGAGTTATGGCTGGAGAGGAGCAGTCTGTCAGACAGATGGTCTTGCTCAGCCAGACTACAGTTAATGAAGCCGCTctgtgtcagtcagtcaatgGTGCTCATGTCTGGAGTGGCCCAGcagcctcactccatctctctacaATACAGCTACTGTTCCAgccagagacacaaagacactcATGCTAACAGCACTCAAGACACacagccagagaggagagactttAACCAACGTTTTAGCACAGAAGACAggggtaaagacagagagaaaaaacaagGAATTAAATTGTGAATGAAAAGATGCCTACCTTGGTACCCACTGAGacgctggtgagagagagaaaaggagggttACTCATTTGAGTTACTCCAAAGACAGCAGGATGCATTTTCCTAAAAGATCAACCAATCAGTAAATCAACATTTTACATTGATTGTAAAATGCAAAAATCTTATCAGGAGACTTACTCTATGTCTGTGACGTAGCCAGGTCCCATAGGATACAGATCAGCATCTAATTTGTGTCTGTTGAgacagggggggaggggaggggaggggggggaggggggaggagggggaggggggagagaaagacaaggaaATGGAGGATAGAGGAAGTTTAGTTACTAACTTTATGGAAGTTCATAGCTAGCTAGAAACTGCATTGACTCAAGAAAAGTTGCGTTAGTTCACTTCGTTGAATTGAAATGTCCCCTGAGCAGCTAATAGCCATAGAATTGGAAGAATTTACCCCAATCCCGAACACACAACATTCGCCTTCCACAAACACGAGCGCACATATGGGAATGCggaaactagctaacgttacaaagACACGTTGATTCAAGATGGgcgttttttttaaactaaatttGGCAATACGTTAAAGGTGGTTACTTTTGTCTACATGGGAAAAAAACTGCAACTAGCGTTTTTTTCTGTTATTTGCAATATAATAAGTTTTTTTAAAAACAACCCTTATTAAAAGTCTTAACTTCAACTAGTTCGCATCTCTTCCGGACACGCTCACGCGCAgacaa contains:
- the LOC112235907 gene encoding polypyrimidine tract-binding protein 1 isoform X2 translates to MEGHKLDADLYPMGPGYVTDIDVSVGTKRGSDELFSSYIMTPANGNDSKKFKGEMRSPSAPSRVIHLRQLPGDIQDSEVISMGMPFGKVTNLLMMKGKNQAFLEMNTVDQAQTMVNYYATVTPLIRQQPVFMQYSNHKELKTDNSPNQVRVQAALQAVNAVQGGTMLGSTMSGMGGVMGATMSVGGGEMGARGMATQSPVLRVIVENLFYPVTLEVLHQIFSKYGSVLKIITFTKNNQFQALVQYADPMTAQHTKMSLDGQNIYNGCCTLRVSFSKLTSLNVKFNNDKSRDYTRPDLSTGEQHNPQPGMDQHAMAAAAFGSPGLISASPYGHGFPQAFTLQQAAGLSMPGALASFGMGPGGMAASRLGLQALGGGGGQAGVLLVSNLNPESVTPNCLFILFGVYGDVMRVKILFNKKDNALVQMADGTQAQLAMSHLNGVRLHGRSLRVSMSKHTTVQLPREGHEDQGLTKDYATSPLHRFKKPGSKNYNNIYPPSGTLHLSNIPPAVGEEDLKALFSSSGASVTAFKFFQKDRKMALIQMSSVEEAVESLIEFHNHDLGDNHHLRVSFSKSTI
- the LOC112235907 gene encoding polypyrimidine tract-binding protein 1 isoform X3, translating into MGPGYVTDIDVSVGTKRGSDELFSSYIMTPANGNDSKKFKGEMRSPSAPSRVIHLRQLPGDIQDSEVISMGMPFGKVTNLLMMKGKNQAFLEMNTVDQAQTMVNYYATVTPLIRQQPVFMQYSNHKELKTDNSPNQVRVQAALQAVNAVQGGTMLGSTMSGMGGVMGATMSVGGGEMGARGMATQSPVLRVIVENLFYPVTLEVLHQIFSKYGSVLKIITFTKNNQFQALVQYADPMTAQHTKMSLDGQNIYNGCCTLRVSFSKLTSLNVKFNNDKSRDYTRPDLSTGEQHNPQPGMDQHAMAAAAFGSPGLISASPYGHGFPQAFTLQQAAGLSMPGALASFGMGPGGMAASRLGLQALGGGGGQAGVLLVSNLNPESVTPNCLFILFGVYGDVMRVKILFNKKDNALVQMADGTQAQLAMSHLNGVRLHGRSLRVSMSKHTTVQLPREGHEDQGLTKDYATSPLHRFKKPGSKNYNNIYPPSGTLHLSNIPPAVGEEDLKALFSSSGASVTAFKFFQKDRKMALIQMSSVEEAVESLIEFHNHDLGDNHHLRVSFSKSTI
- the LOC112235907 gene encoding polypyrimidine tract-binding protein 1 isoform X1 — translated: MEGHKLDADLYPMGPGYVTDIEKMHPAVFGVTQMSNPPFLSLTSVSVGTKRGSDELFSSYIMTPANGNDSKKFKGEMRSPSAPSRVIHLRQLPGDIQDSEVISMGMPFGKVTNLLMMKGKNQAFLEMNTVDQAQTMVNYYATVTPLIRQQPVFMQYSNHKELKTDNSPNQVRVQAALQAVNAVQGGTMLGSTMSGMGGVMGATMSVGGGEMGARGMATQSPVLRVIVENLFYPVTLEVLHQIFSKYGSVLKIITFTKNNQFQALVQYADPMTAQHTKMSLDGQNIYNGCCTLRVSFSKLTSLNVKFNNDKSRDYTRPDLSTGEQHNPQPGMDQHAMAAAAFGSPGLISASPYGHGFPQAFTLQQAAGLSMPGALASFGMGPGGMAASRLGLQALGGGGGQAGVLLVSNLNPESVTPNCLFILFGVYGDVMRVKILFNKKDNALVQMADGTQAQLAMSHLNGVRLHGRSLRVSMSKHTTVQLPREGHEDQGLTKDYATSPLHRFKKPGSKNYNNIYPPSGTLHLSNIPPAVGEEDLKALFSSSGASVTAFKFFQKDRKMALIQMSSVEEAVESLIEFHNHDLGDNHHLRVSFSKSTI